In Brachypodium distachyon strain Bd21 chromosome 2, Brachypodium_distachyon_v3.0, whole genome shotgun sequence, one genomic interval encodes:
- the LOC100846290 gene encoding peptidyl-prolyl cis-trans isomerase CYP26-2, chloroplastic, protein MAHPVLNTSKPTLLPPPATPQLHHPPPPPPPPKLGRRAATAIAIAAAPALLAVSPTPSARAQEAAATPCIADLPVTARAFLDVSIGGAPAGRITIGLFGDTAPTGAARFLSLATGVGYRRKEFVKVVPGYVQHAGVVSYPAIPALTARLAAEMDAAAARCVSTMNAAGAVSIVVRDPTLPPPKPKLVARGGKLEIQEEQVGVPPNGTEFVIATKDSPELDAAALVVGRVVSGMDVVEKIAAVPAVRDNAGSPYFQVAKLIGDKRAVVAERGFNRPYAKILVTNCGILDEPEQQISN, encoded by the exons ATGGCGCACCCCGTCCTCAACACCTCAAAGCCCACACTacttccgccgccggcgacgcccCAGCTccaccatcctcctcctcccccaccgccgccaaagctcggccgccgcgccgctaccgccatcgccatcgcggccgcgccggcgctccTCGCCGTCTCCCCGACACCGTCTGCCAGGGCGCAGGAAGCAGCGGCCACACCCTGCATCGCGGATCTCCCCGTCACGGCGAGGGCGTTCCTGGACGTGTCCatcggcggcgcgccggcgggCCGCATCACCATCGGGCTCTTCGGCGACACGGCCCCAACCGGCGCGGCCCGGTTCCTCTCCCTGGCGACCGGCGTCGGCTACCGCCGCAAGGAGTTCGTCAAGGTCGTCCCGGGCTACGTGCAGCACGCGGGGGTCGTCTCCTACCCCGCCATCCCGGCTCTcaccgcccgcctcgccgccgagatggacgccgccgccgcccgatgcGTGTCAACCATGAacgcggcgggggcggtgTCGATCGTGGTGCGGGACCCgaccttgccgccgccgaagccgaagcTGGTGGCGCGGGGCGGGAAGCTCGAGATCCAGGAGGAGCAGGTCGGGGTGCCGCCCAACGGGACGGAGTTCGTGATCGCGACGAAGGACTCCCCCGAGctcgacgcggcggcgctcgtcgTCGGCAGGGTCGTCTCCGGCATGGACGTCGTGGAGAAGATCGCCGCCGTGCCCGCCGTCCGGGACAATGCCGGCTCGCCGTACTTCCA GGTGGCCAAGCTGATCGGGGACAAGAGGGCGGTGGTCGCAGAGCGAGGGTTCAACCGGCCTTACGCCAAGATTTTGGTCACCAATTGTGGGATCCTCGACGAACCTGAGCAGCAGATCAGCAATTGA